The Primulina huaijiensis isolate GDHJ02 chromosome 18, ASM1229523v2, whole genome shotgun sequence DNA window CTATTCACTTGAAAGAAGTACTTTGGGGAACTCGAAGATCATCAGACAAACTACATCATGGATATGTCTAGCGATTTCGATCGTCTCCTCTTCTTTGAACACGCTCGAAGAACTGCTGAAGCTACCTATGCCAAAAATCCTCTCGATACCGATGTGAGGACTCATACATGCGCATACAATCTATCTATTTCTGAATAtgtattttaacttctcaaagTCTGAAATTTTACTTGATGGGTTCAGAATTTGACTAGATGGGGCGGAGTGTTACTGGAGTTAGCGCAGTTTCAGAGCGGTCCGGAGTCCAAGAAGATGGTTCTAGGTTCAGATACTTTGCTGTATTTTGTATCGCGGTTNGTCGatgatttgtttttttgaaaACTGCAGTATTTTCATATGTCAGTTGATtgctattattttaaaatgtgtaatTTCCAGTGGTATCGCAGGCATGCATAAGTtggtaattttcgaaaatgagtttataaaaaaaattctagcagtATCTTAAGTAGTAGACATTACAGATACTACACATGTCAGTAATGTATCAGTTACACATCAGCGTCATAtcgaaaaaatgactaaaatttctAATACACACACATCATATTATAGAGTGTTTAGCTAAACTTGTTTAAAATAGCTCATAAACACCTATGTCCTTTATATAAGCAGTTTTATAAGTTATattatcttattttaaaaataaattgttgatatgtttggatgaatttattttaaataaattaaagatgttGATGTTGTTTTACTATTAAAAAAAGTGTCcatgttatataaaaaaaacttcttGAAAATTGATTTATTTGGATGGGCGTATACATAATTTACTAGTATTTTTTTATAACGGTTGGACTACATCTCGCACGTGGCGCGACAGGACTCCATTGATAGGGCTACATTTCACACGTGTACTGACGTCACACTTCCCACGGGCCAAACTCATGGCCGCATAAGTCTCATTCTTGACCCCCAAAAGCGCACAATTATAAAATCAGAAACCCTATTCACTTGAAAGAAGTACTTTGGGGAACTCGAAGATCATCAGACAAACTACATCATGGATATGTCTAGCGATTTCGATCGTCTCCTCTTCTTTGAACACGCTCGAAGAACTGCTGAAGCTACCTATGCCAAAAATCCTCTCGATACCGATGTGAGGACTCATACATGCGCATACAATCTATCTATTTCTGAATAtgtattttaacttctcaaagTCTGAAATTTTACTTGATGGGTTCAGAATTTGACTAGATGGGGCGGAGTGTTACTGGAGTTAGCGCAGTTTCAGAGCGGTCCGGAGTCCAAGAAGATGGTTCTAGGTTCAGATACTTTGCTGTATTTTGTATCGCGGTTTTGATTTGTTGATTTCTTTTGGATgcattttgtgttattttgaCCGGATAATGTTGTAAAATAATTGATGAATGGATTATGTAGCGCAGTGGAAAGGGTTTTATGACTGGACCGATATTGGAACTTTTATTTAGTTTGAAAGATAACTTAGGTCTCGATTTTTTCCATCAAACTTTAGCTATTTAATGGTTTTGCAGATGCTATATCCAAGTTGGGGGAGGCACTGGATGTTGATCCAAGAAAGCATGATACCCTTTGGGCCCTTGGGAATGCATATACATCCAATGCATTTCTTTTTCCAGATCTCGATGAGGCCAGGCCTTACTTTGATAAGGCGGCTCAGTACTATGAGCAAGCAGTGGAACTGGTATGTTCTGCTGCATTAGATTTTTTGTTGTGCATCCACTTTCCTTGTTGAGATGGCATTGCATTGATTTTCTCGCGGCTGCAGGAACCATCAAACGAGCTTTACAAGAAATCTTTAGAAGTAGCGGTAAAGGTACATTCTCCTTACTGTCTCTGATTTACAATCTTAGTTTTGATGCAATTGCATTTAAAGGTATGTGATTTGGGATTCGAAACTTCAATGCAGTGAGAAATGTTATACCTTATACGTGTTTCTTAATAGACTAGAAAACTGTCAATGAGTGAAAATTAGTTTGGAACATTCCCGAGTAGGATGAGGGAGTTTTATGGATTCTTGGATATTATAGTTGGACTACTTGGTAGTTGGTCCTCTGGATTTTGTGGCTTTCCATCCCAatcatttttttggtttttggtgTTTGGTTTTGGTTTTCTGGACGGTTGCTAACCAAgtctatatttaaataaattttattgtgttttATCATTGCTAACCAGGTACTATACGTATTCTTCTTCCTCGGTTAATGTGTATATTTGTCATGGTCTCACATCGGGTCATTTATTGGTTGCCTAAGTATATGCCATTACCATCTTAATTGTGTCTCTCTAGGTTTTTCTTCAATGGGAGCAACTGCAAATGTTCTCGCTTAGTTGGATAAAGGCttcattattgttgttgttattggtTTCTGGATGGTTGGggtatcagtttattttatgaattgcttggttttgttatttatgtttatCTTGTTTTCGTGTTCGATAATGGTCGGACTCAACTGGATTCTTAATATCAATTATCTATGTTTTGCCAACTGATGTATGCATATGTGTCGCAATCTCTGTTCCTAAGGCTCCTGAGTTACATGTGGAATTCCACAAGCATGGTTTCTCTCAGCAGGCCATGGGATCAGGCCCTTCTGCATCTACCAACACAAAGGTACACATCTCAGGTTCATTGCATTTCAGTGTTTGATGTGACTAATTATTGATCGACACTAATATAGATTGTCATTTGATAATTATGAACTGCATGCATTTTCTTTTACGTATTTTACTGTCTTGTAACAAATTTTAAGATCTTGTCTGTAttatcgattgttgttgaggAGAAAGTCAATATGAAGGAACTTCTCCTTGCCTTTCTCCTTGTTGCTAATATATTGCTACAGCCACTACCAGTTTGCTAATATATTGCTACAGCCACTACCAGTCAATCTCTCCCACTTGTGTCTGCCTGGCCAGCATTTGACATCTCTGAAGCCACATACCTTGTTACCCACACTTAGACGTCTTTCAAGACTACTTCCACTTGCATGTAATTGTTGCTTGGACTGCTTCTCCATATGTCTACGATTTGTATATTTTCATTGTGAAGATAACAACGGATATTGACTGAATTagaaatataatttgaaatggtACACATGTCCTGATAGTTTTAGTTGTCTCTTGCCTCATCGGTAGACTTATCATTTGCTTGTAAGCTAGGTTCACCAGTGAATTTTTGGTTGTGTTGCTTGGACCGCTTATTTTGTGCTTGATATTTCATTTCTTTGTTGTTACATTAAAGTGTGGTATCTTTTCATCAGCAGCAGACAAAAAAGGCTAAAACTAGTGATctcaaatatgatatttttggatGGGTAATTCTTGCGGTTGGCATTGTTGCATGGGTGGGATTTGCCAAATCTAATGTTCCTTCACCTCCACCGAGATAAACTATGGCATTTGCCTCATTTGAATTTTCAGAGACAATTGCGAAGGATCTTACCATGGTTACTTGTGgaattcttgtttttctttcgtTGCCATGCCTTTTCCTTTGGTATTGTTTTCCTCTTGTTCACCCAGTTGTGATATTTTAAGCGCTCATATTTGCCATTATTATTCttgttgctttttttttttttatttgttgcttaGTTTCAGATAAAAGTTATTAAATCTGTGAATTTTAAGTAGGCCAGTGTGGTTtggtcattattttttttaaacgttCGTGGATATAATAGAGATTGTTATTGTAGGATTCATTTGGCTTTCCACTTTAGTACGAGgaaaccaaaaatatttttaaaatagttttttttcaataaaaaaaatttcggtaaTACAAGGTGaaatatatcaataaataaaatgtgTTGTAGCTTCATTTTCACGGTTCTCTTTTGTCctggttttaagaaaataaagtgtAAAAATCAGTAAATTCATAGTTCAACTAGGGGAAGcaattgaatattatattttcgatataaatttttttaattacattaaaataaaatcaaaagttGTAAATGGTGGTAGACCGGTGGTGACGGCAGGGCGGTCGATATGATTGCTTACTGTCTTGGCTAGtcttcaatttattttctatttaattatgtaatataattacaaataatcatttttttcatgtaatatatataatcaaatgatttttgtGCATTGATAAGTTTCATTCAATATAATTTGTACATTGTGCAAGTATTAATGCAATTGACGAGATAGTAACTAATAAAGGTTCATGTCATATTGTATTAACAAATAGTCGGTTAGCTCCTTTTTTCGGTTGTTGTAGTTGATAGTAGCGATAAACACTCCTATTATATGAAGACTTAATGAAGTGAGCTTGGTATCGCGGAAAGCCTATTCAAGGGGGTGGAGGAGATAAGGGACTCCCCCAATAATATCAttacttttataaataaattaaaaaaaacctattttaaaattcaatgttTCGATGGCAGCGATGGGTGGTTCTCGAGGCAGAGGTTGTGAGTAACTAGGCTGGTGGAACTATTATGTATCgagaaggaaattttttttaaagttttttaaataattttgttatatttgatgattttatatttttgtaattataaataattaattaatttaatttatttgaaatttataaaatattaataataaaaattttagtactttgaattgaaattaattaggtataaaaaatataaatttaacaaacaactaaattaaattattagtgcgttaaaaaattacaaaagacaaacaaaaaatattacaaaacaaTAAATGACAACGACAACACCTAACAAATAATAAAAGTACaaatcacaaaaataaaaatacgaaaaaAAGGATTTTTTGTAAACGAAAAGGCACGTCATATAtctttttttctcatcattcacgtcATTTTATATGCTGATTTATATGTATTTgcttgaaaaattatttgttctAGCATGATGTTACGTTTTTGCAAAGATTTTGAcatgaacatgcatatatcTTTTATGCAACTCATGTTCTTCGTGTtcttgtgcaaggggctgccgaAATGGGATGTTAGGGGACTGCTTAGGACGATAGTGAAGGGGTCACTAAGCTGGAGTCGAGTCTTGGTTGGGCTGGATGAAGGCCGAGTGGTTTTGGTGAGGCGGCTAAGGCTTCCTCGACACGTCCGAGCCTTGTGCGTGCGTGGGGTGTCGGCGTGCTTAGGGTTAGTCCAATGGGGGTCCTAAGTGGTCGGTCATGGTCGTAGGGTAACTAGCTAGGGTCCGGTCTTGGTGGTTTGGGGCTTGGGCCGAGGGGTTAGCACTAATAGCCGAGCAGGGTGTGGAGTGGAGCACATGCAAAAATTCCAGCAAGTTGCAGCCGTGCTTAAGGAGAACTAAACGGCTAGAATTAGGCTAGTTAAGGGTTGGTAGGGTGTGTAGGTTTAGTGGTTTAAGTTTGGGAAAATTTGGTTgcgtttcgggttgattcgggttaaaaccgagaccccgatccaagttttaaaacgaatcgtataagttACGAAACATgttcgagtttacgtctaagagtggattataaatatgttttaaggtGTTTGGCTGGCTTCTGGTAAAAATTTTGAGTTCCAGGAgcaaaatggtcaattagggtttccaggggcaaaatggtcattttgtacccaggtcgagttagcagtcctagCAGCGTCCTAAGCTCtatttgacatgttttaaatgtttatgttatcaagaacatgaatttttatgctaatatgaaaaatatgttgcatatttgattttaagaaaaatttatgtatatgcatgatttttataagtgatgaatatgatgacatgttttgaaggaaaggagttggttgtgactaatacgaatacgaatacgaatacgatgatatgtaaggccaagggtCAGTGGATGAGTAATACcatcgctgatgtccctgccaccgggtaccacagttatacgtagatggatctatcgaataaagctgatacgaaagtcacaactaatgaacgaaATTCAATTGAAGAAAATggacacgtatatgatgatatgttgaaacatgttttgacacgttatgctttattacgtttatgtttacgcttttaagatcatgtatttgtattacgttacttttcattgttgcctattatgtatatgtacttgctataacgttacaggtgtgaatgatgcaggtgagcatattgatcTGGAGATTGGAGGTGCCGAAAACTGAGTAGGCGGAGTTGGACGTGCGCACGCGAACCCGAGTACCGTATTTTCCGCACATTACGTTTGAGTTAGAGtggatgaatattttcatattcattcattttattatgtttatggtTGTCAGGATTTTTACACGTTTCATAttcgtattttttaaaaacgcAAGGCTAAGGTCGATGATTtgtttttcttaaaactgcAGTATTTTCATATGTCAGTTGATtgctattattttaaaatgtgtaatTTCTAGTGGTATCGCAGGTATGCATAAGAtggtaattttcgaaaatgagtttataaaaaaaaattctagtagtaTCTTAAGTTGTAGACATTATAGACACTACACATGTCAGTAATGTATCAGTTACACATCAGCGTCAAAtcgaaaaaatgactaaaatttctAATACACACACATCATATTAGAGAGTGTTTAGCTAAACTTGTTTAAAATAGCTCATAAACACCTATGTTTTTTATATAAGCAATTTTATAAGTTATATtaccttattttaaaaaaaatttgttgatatgtttggatgaatttattttaaataaattaaagatgttgatgttgttttactattaaaaaaaagtgtccatgttatataaaaaaaactacttGAAAATTGATTTATTTGGATGGGCCCCATTACCAATCTTACACTCAAAAAGAAAGATCAAAGTATCTGTTGTTCCCACAAACTTTTTCTACTGTATTCTCATCCCCACTCCTTAGTTTGGTTTCGTATATACATAAACAAGTAATAACACCACTAAATAAATGACTTCCAATACTACTGCTCTCCCATTCtcatcaaataaattattgggTGGCATCTTTTTGACTTGTTGTGATGAGAGGTGCCTTAAGATCAATCCTGTTCTTTTGAGTTGTAAGCAATGTCTTTTCATTTTGTGAATGTGATTTCACTTTCTTATTATTCCTTTATGTCGGTAAGTCATCCATTTAATGCAAGTTGGCTGGTGCACATTTTAAATGAATGAAGGGccgaaaatatttttgaaatgaaaGGATGCGTTTCACATCTCAAAATTCTACTATAAATAGGTGCCTcattccttcatttcaaatcatcccttctttaagttttcttttattttatagtatttaagtgcttagttctataatatttgtgaggtgtttgttctcctgtattaagagagtgtgtgttctctttggaaacacagtgagtgagttgtacaccataaaatattatagtggaattctttACATCttacccgtggtttttaccctaataatttttagaagttttccacgtaaatctaggtgtccagtttattctttactTTCggggtttattatctcaaattaccgcaagtgggaccaacaagtggtatcagtgctttggtttaaaatttcttaaaattctgagtatatTCTGTGGTTGCaccctagactgatcttccacatcagaaaagaaattttttttgagattttttatttaaggcgagattattttgtccagtctactaaattgtTGTCGACATAATGACGAGCAgttacgagatagcaaagttcaattgaaataattttatgctgtggaaaataaagatataagcagttttaagaaaggagaattttttggtggctattggagatagaccggtggaaattacggatgaaggaaagtggaatgagatgaatgataatgatgTTGTCAATTTatacttggctatagcagacgaagtattaTCTAGTATCTCTTACATAAAAACAGCAAAatttatctgggatactctgacaaagatgtacgaggtcaagtcgttacacaacatgattttcctaaagagaaggctttatactcttcggatggcggaatcctcatcgatgaccgaccatatcaacacactaaatattctatttgcctaactcacttccatgggacataaaataggggaaaatgaacgtgtggagcttctacttcaaagtataccagattcatatgatcaacttattaTCAACATTACTAACAATATTCTTGTGGGatttctaagattcgacgatgtcttaactgcggttctcggagaagaaagccgacGCAAAAacaaggaagataggttggtaacttcGAAACAGGCAGAGGTTTTGCCGATAGTAAGAGGAaaatttatggaccgtgactccagtggaagccaaagacgaggtagatcaaagtcaagaagtaagaagaaaaatatttactgctttaaatgtgtcGGTAAAGggaacttcaagaaagagtgtacgagtatcgacaaGAGTTCTCAAAGAAATGTGACTAGTCACtactaaaaaaaaaaggcaaaagacaacggttaaaaaccgttgtcgtaggtcaaataataccgttgttaaaagtcctgtggttaaagggtgtgctcaaagacaacggtgaaaaactgttgtcgtagacgtctaaagaagACGGtgcaaaaccgttgtcgtagatatataaaaccgttgttaaaggtcctgtggttaaagcattcgctaaaagacaacggttttggagtgATGTGGTAGTTATAATTAAAAACCGTCGTAAATTAATTCGCGATGGAcatcatcgttaaccgtcgctacaattagCGAGGGTCGTCatttaaacggtcgctaaacagcgacggtttaatacaccgtcgctaaatttagcgacggtgttttataaaattcgtcgctaattttagcgacggttttgtatgctttccgtagctaattttttcagtaaaataaaaaaaattcactttaaatattttaataaatatacaaaaaaactcacaatctaaTATGCTAATTACATTCTTGATTTAAcgtcgaaaatactatattcttgattttaaaattttattaaactttaaagagaaaatcgaaactaaaattgtgtaagggagaaaaattttaagtgttgtgaagtggtatggtagaaaatggaccgagggtggggatatttatagacagtttgcgacagttttgactttaaccgtcgcaaatagcgacggttagttTTCTAACtctcgccgatttaaaattagcgacgcttttacaagatttgtcgctatatttagcaacggttattaagaaccgtcgctaaatatagtgACGGTTAAGTATAAACTGTCGttaattatagatcggcgacggtattaccaaaactgtcgctaaaattagcgatggttatacaaaaatcgtcgctaaatttagtgaCACTTTttacaaaactgtcgctatatttacatcggcgacggttttgcttaaaaccgtcgttaaattTCACGACGGTTatactttaaccgtcgcaagatttaaattaatgacggtatagtataaccgtcgctaattttagcgacagattttacttaaaTGGTCGCAGAatgtaatattgacaacaaatttatagaaaaaccagttgaaagacaacggttttttacaaatcgttgtcgtagcttgaagaaaaacgctaatagacaacagtttaaaaactgttgtcgtagcccaaaacaaaaacgctcatagacaacggtttttaaaaaccgttgtcgtagccaaaaaaaacgctcaaaaaccgttgtcgtagatatatcaaagacaacgggtttaaagaaactgttgtctttgagcgaatttttttaggctacgacaacggtttttgttaaaaccgttgttaaaagtaaaaagacaacggttttaataaaaactgttgtctttgatgtgttgttaaaatcaatttttcttgtagtgagtaCTTCAGgcggtggtgaaatattattcagcgaagcggCAACAGTTACAGAAGGcaggcacaaattttgtgacacatggattatggattcaagaGCGACGTGTCACATGACGTCTcagagagaatggtttgatcattatgaaccagtctcatgagaatctgtattcatgggaaatgatcatgtcttggaaatcgctggggttggtactatcaaaataaaaatgtttgatggaaccattcgcaccatacatgAGGTACAACATGTAAAAGGACTGACGaagaatcttttgtccttggggcaattggatgacatcgggtgcaaaatcCGTATCGAaaacgggatcatgaaaattgtgaagggtgcgcttgtggttatgaaggcggaaaaagttgctgcaaatctgtatgtacttttaggagaaacacacaaggaggcagaactagttgttgcatcaaatggtccGGGAGAAGAATTatcagtgttatggcatagcaagctcgggcatatgtcagaatgGGGGTGGAAAATTCtttcagaacggaagctgctgctgggacttacaaaagtttcattacccttttgtgagcgCTGTGTTActagtaaacaacacagattaaagtttaaCACTTCTGCTGCCAGGatcaaaagcatattggagctgattcattcgaatgtttggcaagcaccggttgcaTCCCttggaggagcgagatactttgtctcgttcattgatgatttttctatgAGATATTGGGTGTATccgatcaagaagaaatcagatgttttccagatcttcaaatatttcaaagcgcgggttgaacttgattcagaaaagaaaatcaagtgtctgaggactgacaatggaggagaatataccagtgacgaatttgattcatactgtcaacatgagggcatcaaaagaaaGTTCATggcggcttacacacctcaacagaatggagtgacGGAGcagatgaacagaaccttgttggacagaataAGAgttatgttgaggactgcaggtctagacaagtcattttgggcggaggcagccaaaaccgcttgttatattatcaatcgttctccttcagtggcgattgatctgaaggctctgatggagatgtggactggaagccgacagattattctcatttgcatacatttgaaagtcttgtgtacgttctgtacaatgagcaagaaagatcaaagttggattcaaaatcaagaaaatgtatcttcttgggttatgctgatggagtaaggggtttcgcttgtgggatcctagtGTCCACAATCTTGTCATCAGCATgaatgttatcttcgaggaagataaagtaaagggagacaaaagCACGCTGAATATaaaaactactatatttcaggtggaaaataggATGGATGAAAGTCAaaattcttgtgaagcagtaccagagcacgaagaacaagaacatgttgagtctgaggtttccaatgtgaggcagtcaactcgagacagaagaccaccaggttggctttcagattatgtcactgaaagcaatatttcatattgtctattatcagaggatggtgagccatcaagtttccacgaggctactcaaagctcggatgtatccttgtggatgatagcaatgcaagaagagttggaggcattagacaagaataaaacttgagATCTTATTACACTACCACAAGGGAGGAAAGCCGTTGGAAACAGATAGGTATATAAGATCAAGCATGATGgaaataaccaagtggagcggtatcgtgctagattgacGGTAAAaggatatgctcagaaagaagtcattgacttcaatgagatattttctcctgtggttcggcttaaaACAGTTAGAGTGGTGCTAGCATtctgtgcggtgtttgacctatatctagaacagctagatgtgaaaactacatttcttcatggagatcttgaagaagaaatctatatgcttcaaccagaaggttttgcggaaaaaggcaaagagaacttggtttgcagtttgaacaaatctctgtacggtctcaaacaggcgccgatgtgttggtacaagagatttgattcctatatcatgagctttggatacaacagactgagtgcagacccttgtacgtatttcaagaggtctggtgatgattatatcattttgttgttgtatgtggacgacatgttggtagcaggcctcaaaaaagatcaggtccaaagattgaaggcacagttggctagagaatttgatatgaaggacttgagatcagcaaacaagattctaagGATGCAAGTTCATCGAGActgaagtaacagaaagatttgtctttctcagaaaaattatttgaagataagtccttcaacatgcaagatagcaaGCCAATATCGATctctcttcctgttaacttcaagttttcttcgagatgtgtcctagc harbors:
- the LOC140965151 gene encoding mitochondrial import receptor subunit TOM20-like isoform X3, translated to MDMSSDFDRLLFFEHARRTAEATYAKNPLDTDNLTRWGGVLLELAQFQSGPESKKMVLDAISKLGEALDVDPRKHDTLWALGNAYTSNAFLFPDLDEARPYFDKAAQYYEQAVELEPSNELYKKSLEVAVKAPELHVEFHKHGFSQQAMGSGPSASTNTKQTKKAKTSDLKYDIFGWVILAVGIVAWVGFAKSNVPSPPPR
- the LOC140965151 gene encoding mitochondrial import receptor subunit TOM20-like isoform X4, whose amino-acid sequence is MDMSSDFDRLLFFEHARRTAEATYAKNPLDTDNLTRWGGVLLELAQFQSGPESKKMVLDAISKLGEALDVDPRKHDTLWALGNAYTSNAFLFPDLDEARPYFDKAAQYYEQAVELEPSNELYKKSLEVAVKAPELHVEFHKHGFSQQAMGSGPSASTNTKTKKAKTSDLKYDIFGWVILAVGIVAWVGFAKSNVPSPPPR
- the LOC140965151 gene encoding mitochondrial import receptor subunit TOM20-like isoform X2, which translates into the protein MDMSSDFDRLLFFEHARRTAEATYAKNPLDTDNLTRWGGVLLELAQFQSGPESKKMVLDAISKLGEALDVDPRKHDTLWALGNAYTSNAFLFPDLDEARPYFDKAAQYYEQAVELEPSNELYKKSLEVAVKAPELHVEFHKHGFSQQAMGSGPSASTNTKQQTKKAKTSDLKYDIFGWVILAVGIVAWVGFAKSNVPSPPPR
- the LOC140965151 gene encoding mitochondrial import receptor subunit TOM20-like isoform X1; translated protein: MDMSSDFDRLLFFEHARRTAEATYAKNPLDTDNLTRWGGVLLELAQFQSGPESKKMVLDAISKLGEALDVDPRKHDTLWALGNAYTSNAFLFPDLDEARPYFDKAAQYYEQAVELEPSNELYKKSLEVAVKAPELHVEFHKHGFSQQAMGSGPSASTNTKPLPVNLSHLCLPGQHLTSLKPHTLLPTLRRLSRLLPLACNCCLDCFSICLRFVYFHCEDNNGY